The window GCGGAAGGGAAGGACACATAGGTCACAGGAAAAGGCGCAGACGGATCTTCCATAAAGCGGGCGACGTTACCGTCATGGTCATCGGAGGGATATATCCAGAAGTTGCTCCGCGGCATGCCTAAACTTTCCGGGGAGCCGCGAAATCCTGCATAGAGACACAGATGTGACGCGGATAGCGCCAGACCCTCCAGCTTTTTCAGCAAGTCGCCCTTCGACGCGGCGGACTCGGGCAGCAGATGCTTGATGGTAGGTATGACGCCGGCATCGCTGACCACAGCGTCCGCCTGCAGTTCGTCACCATTGCTCAAACGCACGCCGTAAGCGCGATTAGAGCGCACCAGCACCTCCGCCACTTGCGCGTAGGTGAACACTTCCCCGCCGCTGCGGCGAATCATCGGAATAATTTCTTCAGCAATGCGCCAGGAGCCGCCCACCGGATAGTTGCCTCCCGTGATGTAGTGCTTCGCCACCATGGCGTGCATCATGAAGGAAGAAGTCGTGGGCGGCAGGCCGTAATCGCCCCATTGCGCCGTCAACACGGAGATCAAGCGCTGATTTTGCGTCAGGCCTTCCAGCACTTCACGGGTGGTCTTGAAAAAGTAATCCGGCAGAAGAAAACGGCGGGCCTTGTGATAAGCCCAGGCGGCGATCTTGGGCAACGCCTGCCCGGCGAAAAACTTGGGGATGCGTCGACTGACCGAGTACAGCAAATCGACATAGCGGCGGATGGCGTCTTCTTCGCCGGGAAAACGTCGCGCCATTTCGTTGATGAACGGTTCTTTGCCGGCGATGAAGTCGTAATTGTCTTCGCCAATGAAAATACGATCGTAGCAGGGGTCCATTTCCGCCCACTCTATCTTGCCGTCGCTGATCAGATCGAACACCCGACGGATCATGGACCAGGGCTTGTGCACTTCGCCGATATAATGCACTCCGACATCCCATTCATAGCCGTTGCGTTCGTAGCTATGGGTATAACCGCCAGCGGTGTAGTGCTGTTCCAGCACGCAGACCTTCTTACCGATCAGTGACAACAACGCGGCGTTGCATAGTCCGCCGACGCCTGATCCGATGATGATCACGTCATAGTGATCGTCCGCTCGATTCTTACGGTAACGCTTTCCCGTTCTGACCATATTCTCCAGCCTCCTTCCTGATTATTGTTTTATTAATCCGGCAGACAAATAGCTTCCTTCTATTTGTCTGCAACGACAGGGCCTGCACAGGTCAGGCCCTGTCTCCCGCGGCTTGTCGCCGCGCAGGCGCGTCCATGCGCCTGGTGATTAACATGCCAATATCATTGCCATGTTAATAATACGTCGTCGCCAGTCCAATGCATCATACTGCTCACACCCGGAAGTGTGAACTGTCAACATTGCTTTTTTAGGCCTACGCCGCATTTACAAAACCAATCGCCAGTTGCTAGGGTCTTCAGTAATTTTACCCCGTTTCAATGTCGGAGACGCCTATGTGCGAGATATACGCCAACACCGATCCACAGTTGTATGAAGCGCACTCGAAGTCGGTGCGTCTGCGTGGGTTTGTCACCAGCGTGCGACTGGAGCAGCGCTTTTGGACGCTACTGGAGGAAATTGCGGAGTCTGAGTGCATGTCGACTTCTCAGTTCATGGCGAAGCTGTATGATGAAGTCGTAGAGAAAAGAGGCGAAGTCGGTAACTTCGCCTCTCTATTGCGCGTGGTTTGCGCGACTTATCTGGAAAGGAAGTACAGCGCGGGGCTTATAGCAGTTTGACGAACTGCGCCAACCATGCCGGGTGAGCAGGCCAGGCTGGCGCTGTGACGAACTGGCCGTCTGTCACGGATTCGTCCACAGCGATGTCGGCATACTGTGCGCCCGCCAGCTGCACTTCCGGCGCACAGGCCGGATAAGCGGAAATCTTTTTCCCTTCGATGACCTTGGCCGCCGCCAGAATCTGCGCGCCATGGCAAATCGCCGCAATTGGCTTGCCTTGCTGCGTGAATTCCTGCACCAGGCTGATCACTCTCTCTTTCAGCCGCAGGTACTCGGGAGCGCGTCCGCCCGGCAGCAACAATGCATCAAACTGCTCGGAGCGCACGTCGGCGAAAGTGGCGTTAAGCGTAAAATTATGTCCGGGTTTCTCAGTGTAGGTCTGATGCCCTTCAAAGTCGTGAATCGCCGTGGCGACGCTGTCGCCCTGCTTCTTGTCCGGACACACCGCCGCGACTTCGTAACCCATCGCCTGCAGCGCCTGGAACGGCACCATCAACTCGTAATCTTCAGCAAAGTCGCCAGTAATGATCAGTATTTTTTTAGTCATACCTCTATCTCCTTGTCGTCTAAGGTTGCGGACATCGCTCGCCTGTCAAAACTCCCGGCCGCCTGGCCGAGGGTCATTAAGCAGACTACCAGTCTAGGCTCCTTTTTCCGACATGGGGTAGTAGTGGGTTACTACAGAGACCCATCGGCGCCAAAAAGCATATTGGTAAACAAATAAAAGAAAATAGAGAAAGACGGAGAGAAAAGGCGGCGCTCTATGCAAGAACGCCGCTTTTGACAGGATTATTCGAGATGATCGGACTTATTCGCGGAACGACGCTCCGCCAGCCACTCTTGATAGGTCTGCGCCGCTTCGTCTCCGGGCATGCTGTCGATGATTTCGAAGTAGTCTTCGTTAAATTCATCCAACATGACTTCCGAACGAGGCTTGCAACGCACGGCGTATACCGTCTGCACGTTCTGATGGTCAAACTCGCGCCAGTACTGTTCGTCTTTCAACAGCGTGTAGCGATGCCCTTCCAGCTCTTTAATGACGGACGCGGTTCTGAATGTACCGGCGCGTTCCACCGCTTCTTTGTACTGCCACAGAATGCTGTAGGCGGAGGCGGCGGATGAGGAAGGCCGCAAGCCGTACAGTTCAGAGAATCTCTCGACGAACTCTTTCCCCTTGGGATGGTTGAAAATATAAGGCACCTCCCAGGTCCAGGGCGCCGCGCCGACAACGCCTTCCATAATCGCAGGGCCCGCCGCCTTCGTCATGCCCAACGTCAGGTTCGGCACGACGATTTTCATCTTGTCCTTCATGCCCATGGACGTGGCCAGCTCCAGGGCGCGCACCATATCGTCGCCGAACAACACCAGCACCAGTATCTTGGCGTCACTGGCCTGCGCCTGATTCAAGGCGTCGACGAAGTCTTTCTGCAAAGCGGTGGGGAATGGCGTCAGCACGCCAGGATGACTCTCTTTATCCTGGGTGTTGCTGAAGATACGAATCGACCGCTCCGTGCTCCACCCCCATGTGTAGTCAGCGGTGATAAAGAAGTATTTCTGACCGGCGTAATTGGTTTTCAGGTACTTGGACAGCACCTTCGCCCCCATCCAGGCGTTATAGCTCTCCCGGAACATGTGGGTATGCCCTTCTGTGCCAGTGGTTTCATTGGAGTAGGTGAGCGTACCGAAATAGATGCGATCCCTTGATTTGGCGGCCTTACCGCCAGAGATCGCCACCGCGCTGGATGATCCGCCGAAT is drawn from Hahella sp. KA22 and contains these coding sequences:
- a CDS encoding NAD(P)/FAD-dependent oxidoreductase, with the protein product MVRTGKRYRKNRADDHYDVIIIGSGVGGLCNAALLSLIGKKVCVLEQHYTAGGYTHSYERNGYEWDVGVHYIGEVHKPWSMIRRVFDLISDGKIEWAEMDPCYDRIFIGEDNYDFIAGKEPFINEMARRFPGEEDAIRRYVDLLYSVSRRIPKFFAGQALPKIAAWAYHKARRFLLPDYFFKTTREVLEGLTQNQRLISVLTAQWGDYGLPPTTSSFMMHAMVAKHYITGGNYPVGGSWRIAEEIIPMIRRSGGEVFTYAQVAEVLVRSNRAYGVRLSNGDELQADAVVSDAGVIPTIKHLLPESAASKGDLLKKLEGLALSASHLCLYAGFRGSPESLGMPRSNFWIYPSDDHDGNVARFMEDPSAPFPVTYVSFPSAKDPTWNSRYLDRSTVEIIVPVNNQWFDKWAGSQWNKRGEDYLALKEQFSHRMLDELYKRLPQLEAALDFYELSTPLSTQWFQMNMGGEIYGVDHTVERFQQDWLHPVTPIKNFYLTGADVVTAGVGGALMGGVMTSFAMLGKEGYKLGRLLKQGPQPAQPASEVREAG
- a CDS encoding ribbon-helix-helix domain-containing protein, whose product is MCEIYANTDPQLYEAHSKSVRLRGFVTSVRLEQRFWTLLEEIAESECMSTSQFMAKLYDEVVEKRGEVGNFASLLRVVCATYLERKYSAGLIAV
- a CDS encoding DJ-1/PfpI family protein — protein: MTKKILIITGDFAEDYELMVPFQALQAMGYEVAAVCPDKKQGDSVATAIHDFEGHQTYTEKPGHNFTLNATFADVRSEQFDALLLPGGRAPEYLRLKERVISLVQEFTQQGKPIAAICHGAQILAAAKVIEGKKISAYPACAPEVQLAGAQYADIAVDESVTDGQFVTAPAWPAHPAWLAQFVKLL
- a CDS encoding ABC transporter substrate-binding protein produces the protein MRYIWKSIALLCLLVSGELLAAPSVKIGLNYPQTGRYQEQGLAQRRAAFMAVDEINAAGGILGRPVELVIKNTGSKPDRSVRNVEQLVDEDGVVAIFGGSSSAVAISGGKAAKSRDRIYFGTLTYSNETTGTEGHTHMFRESYNAWMGAKVLSKYLKTNYAGQKYFFITADYTWGWSTERSIRIFSNTQDKESHPGVLTPFPTALQKDFVDALNQAQASDAKILVLVLFGDDMVRALELATSMGMKDKMKIVVPNLTLGMTKAAGPAIMEGVVGAAPWTWEVPYIFNHPKGKEFVERFSELYGLRPSSSAASAYSILWQYKEAVERAGTFRTASVIKELEGHRYTLLKDEQYWREFDHQNVQTVYAVRCKPRSEVMLDEFNEDYFEIIDSMPGDEAAQTYQEWLAERRSANKSDHLE